Proteins encoded in a region of the Thermus thermamylovorans genome:
- a CDS encoding right-handed parallel beta-helix repeat-containing protein — protein sequence MRPFWGLLPLLAVFGLAAPELRLQGEVEGPLVLTTPGLQVEGEGAVLRGREGHTLALLAPGIRVRGLKVVGAGPEDDFFEPDAAIYLQGCEGCLVEGVVVEGAPTAVRMEDSPGAVIRDLKAVGLGESPGVLVYSSPGARVEGSHLQGFVEGIYVEYSPGMVIRDNLLEGNGRYGFHVMFSWEVVVEGNRSLHNGIGNAVMHGAQNRVVGNLLLGHRAPVAYGLLLQDERGSVAEANRFLGNTLGLVLMDAEGVRVAGNGFAENGTALRITRERGGNSASVEGNAFLGNLYDLLVDDPEAKVEVRGNRYDRASGLPVPHLPTGSFALLLARQPELSLFALSPGVILWEGVEGQVPGLRTVALADPAAERLPREAPLAGPWLALGLLGGWLWWRLRA from the coding sequence ATGCGACCCTTCTGGGGCCTTCTCCCTCTCCTGGCCGTCTTTGGCCTGGCCGCCCCCGAGCTGCGCCTCCAAGGGGAGGTGGAAGGCCCCCTGGTCCTCACCACCCCCGGCCTCCAGGTGGAAGGGGAGGGGGCGGTGCTCCGGGGCAGGGAGGGCCACACCCTCGCCCTCCTGGCCCCCGGGATCCGGGTGCGGGGCCTCAAGGTGGTGGGGGCGGGGCCGGAGGACGACTTCTTCGAACCCGACGCCGCCATCTACCTCCAGGGGTGCGAGGGGTGCCTGGTGGAGGGGGTGGTGGTGGAGGGGGCCCCCACGGCGGTGCGGATGGAGGACTCCCCAGGGGCGGTGATCCGCGACCTGAAGGCGGTGGGCCTGGGGGAGTCCCCCGGGGTCCTGGTCTACAGCAGCCCGGGGGCGCGGGTAGAGGGGAGCCACCTCCAGGGTTTTGTGGAGGGGATCTACGTGGAGTACAGCCCGGGGATGGTCATCCGGGACAACCTCCTGGAGGGCAACGGCCGCTACGGTTTCCACGTGATGTTCTCCTGGGAAGTGGTGGTGGAGGGTAACCGGAGCCTCCACAACGGCATCGGCAACGCGGTGATGCACGGGGCGCAGAACCGGGTGGTGGGGAACCTCCTCCTGGGCCACCGCGCCCCCGTGGCCTACGGCCTCCTCCTCCAGGACGAAAGGGGGAGCGTGGCCGAGGCCAACCGCTTCCTGGGCAACACCCTCGGCCTGGTGCTCATGGACGCCGAGGGGGTGCGGGTGGCGGGGAACGGCTTTGCGGAAAACGGCACCGCCTTGCGGATCACCCGGGAGCGGGGGGGGAATTCGGCCTCCGTGGAGGGGAACGCCTTCTTGGGCAACCTCTACGACCTCCTGGTGGACGACCCCGAGGCCAAGGTCGAGGTGCGGGGCAACCGCTACGACCGGGCCTCAGGCCTCCCCGTCCCCCACCTGCCCACGGGCTCCTTTGCCCTGCTCCTCGCCCGGCAGCCGGAGCTTTCCCTCTTCGCCCTCTCCCCGGGGGTGATCCTCTGGGAGGGGGTGGAGGGGCAGGTGCCGGGGTTGCGGACGGTGGCCCTGGCCGACCCCGCGGCCGAGAGGCTGCCGCGGGAAGCTCCCCTGGCGGGGCCCTGGCTCGCCCTCGGGCTTTTGGGAGGCTGGCTGTGGTGGCGGCTCAGGGCCTGA